A section of the Vanessa tameamea isolate UH-Manoa-2023 chromosome 29, ilVanTame1 primary haplotype, whole genome shotgun sequence genome encodes:
- the LOC113395279 gene encoding DNA/RNA-binding protein KIN17 has product MGKAEVGTPKYMANKMKAKGLQKLRWYCQMCQKQCRDENGFKCHTMSESHQRQLLLFADNASKYIDEFSREFSDGYLELLKRQFGTKRVHANKVYQDYIANRDHLHMNATQWETLTEFVKWLGREGKCTVDETEKGWFVTYVDRDPATIASQQAKVKKEKLDKDDQERMLEFIQRQVEKGKKESNQGETSYTEFKRESSQERLTLNLNLKRKPEVIADIKPDPMTKTAFNSKVKEESTTKKPKTEKSKHSALDEIMAMQERAKEKANRKDYWLTEGIIVKIVTKSLGDKFYKRKAVVERVVDKYAAHVKLTDEPVKLKLDQNHVETVIPSPGRAVRFVNGAYRGQTGLLKALNTDEFCCDVEISEGLLTGRLVKGVQYEDISKLATL; this is encoded by the exons atgggAAAAGCAGAGGTAGGAACTCCGAAGTACATGGCGAACAAAATGAAAGCAAAAGGGCTCCAGAAGCTCCGCTGGTACTGCCAGATGTGTCAGAAGCAATGTCGTGATGAAAACGGGTTCAAATGCCACACAATGTCGGAGTCACATCAGAGACAGCTATTACTATTCGCTGACAATGCTTCCAAGTACATCGATGAGTTCTCCAGGGAGTTTAGTGATGGTTACCTTGAATTATTAAAGCGTCAATTCGGAACTAAACGGGTACATGCAAACAAGGTGTACCAGGATTACATAGCCAATCG TGATCACTTACACATGAACGCCACACAATGGGAGACGCTAACAGAGTTTGTGAAGTGGCTCGGTAGAGAGGGCAAGTGCACCGTTGATGAAACAGAAAAGGGATGGTTCGTCACCTACGTAGACAGAGACCCCGCTACAATTGCCTCACAACAGGCTAAAGTTAAGAAAGAGAAGCTGGATAAAGATGACCAG GAAAGAATGTTGGAATTTATCCAACGGCAAGTAGAGAAGGGTAAAAAAGAGTCTAATCAAGGAGAAACATCGTATACAGAGTTCAAACGAGAGAGCAGCCAAGAGAGACTCACTTTAAATCTCAACTTGAAACGGAAGCCTGAAG TTATTGCAGATATAAAGCCGGATCCAATGACGAAGACGGCATTCAATTCCAAAGTAAAGGAAGAGTCGACGACCAAGAAACCAAAGACGGAGAAGAGCAAACACTCCGCCTTGGACGAAATAATGGCGATGCAGGAACGTGCGAAAGAGAAAGCGAACAG AAAAGACTATTGGCTGACCGAAGGAATAATAGTGAAGATAGTCACGAAGTCCCTCGGAGACAAGTTCTACAAGCGTAAGGCGGTCGTCGAGAGGGTCGTGGACAAGTACGCTGCACACGTGAAGCTCACCGATGAACCCGTTAAACTCAAACTAGATCAG AACCATGTGGAAACCGTGATCCCGTCCCCGGGCCGCGCCGTCCGGTTCGTGAACGGCGCCTACCGCGGCCAGACCGGCCTGCTGAAGGCGCTCAACACTGACGAATTCTGCTGTGACGTCGAG atttcCGAGGGATTGCTCACGGGGAGATTGGTTAAAGGCGTTCAATATGAAGACATCAGCAAATTGGCGACGTTATGA